A genomic window from Hyla sarda isolate aHylSar1 chromosome 10, aHylSar1.hap1, whole genome shotgun sequence includes:
- the LOC130294586 gene encoding uncharacterized protein LOC130294586 isoform X1, translating into MKVLKESSDQPIVELANERLKVSQMETEAKATAVRVKEEKLLMGQKLLETGMLSLKKAESEQWTQETVESEDHEKKPYGKSSEAETEVKPYGKSSEAAEILTLDGENSEAEKFSEVEVKPEITAEAASKVSDTSEGAGEKLPKGAKSSQPKNEPVKVGVPKERANKKAESLKRGHCDRRLGRGRIPERRWISSRKHRKKVRRSRIWRRVRLKEKMDRCIKGKPPEIVEDDLEDLQMGDTGSVGHQQSSGNGHTSDRRRQRPGASALFAPSVQSTAQTKMKNLVLERCDMNGAFYKEFVKGDQKSCARWLMKVRMKEGCTIEVVQIKSTDEGSQVPQNLLDVVVHGKGKAGGLSRGGGGGICGSVARKGCISLAISAECSTCGLINEVSGRESVF; encoded by the coding sequence atgaaggtcctaaaagaaagtaGTGACCAACctatagtagaactggctaacgagaggttaaaagtgtctcagatggaaactgaggccaaagccacagccgtccgtgtaaaagaagaaaaactgcttatggggcaaaagctactggagacagggatgctttctctaaaaaaggcggagtctgaacaatggacgcaagaaacagtagagtctgaagaccatgagaagaaaccatatgggaagtcctctgaagctgagactgaggtgaaaccatatgggaagtcctctgaagctgcagagatattgacattggatggtgaaaattctgaggcagagaagttctctgaggtagaagttaaaccagagataactgcagaagctgcaagtaaagtcagtgacacatctgaaggtgcaggtgaaaaactgcctaaaggagccaagagttctcagcctaaaaatgagcctgtgaaggttggtgtccctaaagaaagggctaataagaaagcagagtccttaaaaagaggtcactgtgatagaagactgggtcgtggtagaATCCCTGAAAGGCGCTGGATTAGTTCCAGAAAACATcggaagaaagtccgcagaagtagaatttggagaagagtccgtctcaaggagaagatggacaggtgcattaaagggaagcctcctgaaattgtggaggatgacttagaagacctgcaaatgggtgacacaggctcggttggccaccagcaaagttcaggcaatggtcataccagtgacagaagaagacaaaggcctggagcatctgccttgtttgcacctagtgtccagagcactgcacagaccaagatgaagaacctggtgttggaaaggtgtgacatgaatggagctttctacaaggaatttgtcaaaggtgaccaaaagtcttgtgctcggtggctgatgaaagtgcgaatgaaagaagggtgcaccattgaagtggtgcagataaaatctactgatgaaggaagccaagtgcctcaaaacctgttggacgtagTTGTTCATGGAAAAGGAAAggccggtggtctgagcagagggggggggggggggatatgtggcagtgtggcaaggaaagggtgtatttcccttgctatctctgcagaatgctccacctgtggcctgattaatgaggtatcaggaagggaaagtgtgttttaa